The DNA region caccaatgaccccctcgcgctaacatccgtgccaacgagagatattaatataagttgtagaacttgcttttcaatcgttgtaaaataaataaagttcagtttaaaAACGATCAGCGGATAAAAGAAGATACTTTATAGATCCAATAAAGATATAATCGTCGGGCCGTCTTAAAGAACTGGGTTCTGGTTTGGCAATGGAGTACAAAACAGGAAGTAGAATAGCAACCCCATGAGGTAAGAGGCATTTAGCCTAAATTATCGAACACAATTTCGTCAATGATTTTTCGGCAATCATTAATTGTAAACGCATGACATTTTAACATACTATTTATTAATCTATTAATATCGAGGGgtttatttgaacaaattaaatgtCAGCATCCCGTTAAAattcgactttgcttattttgtaaaTTCAACCGGAGCAGGAGTACTGATATTTTGGGTTTTGTTAAAGTAGAATCTTAAAAAGGGTATCTTATTAAAATGTAATGACAGGTTAGCTTACCTGAAATATGTGTCAGCTTAGGGTGAGGAATAAACAATGATGTGGGAGAGAAGCTGACCGGGACTTGtgaaacagaaatatttttgatttccttGCCAACCGTCCAGGAAATCGTGGATAGGTAGACGAGGAATATCATATTATAGATTTTCCTTAACTTGATAACAGCAGGAAACATTTCCGCGGTATTACTAATAAGTGTAGTGTGTCGTATTCAATAAGTGACATTATAGTTGCATCATTTCAACTTACAGACACCGCTAACAATGGGAAAATATTTCCTGTACggttatttaaatattaacaaattattcTCGGCTACTCCTTTTTTGTAAATAAGTAATCCATGGTTATTTGTATTTTCAACACAGGCACTTGCCACATAGTATAATCATTGCACAACGCAGCTAACCCAACATTATATGGAGTATTACAAGTTTTAGTACCATATTCTTCTAGGTTAAATTTCctacagaaaaatataattgttataccgtatatatttacatgtcaGTGTTGAAAGAATATTTTTACATCACAACGTTAACAATTGACATCATGTAAAGACATTTTTCCTGCATCTAATGTACTTTTGACATCATGTAGTAAAAATGTGACTAAATATATGTAAAGATATAATTATTCCCACACGTAAAGGACTTTGACAACATGTAAAGATTATTTGGCATAATGTATCAATAGTTTAATGCTATATAAATGGAGCGATGGTGTTCCATACTTTTCATTAACAATAGCCTGTGAGCATGCTATTTAACATGAGTTTATGATGAAGATGACGATGGGTATTTTTCTGAAGCTGTGAGTACAGGAGACCCACTTCTGTCTAATTCTGATAAGTGATTAATTTAATCATGTAGAGCTGGTACCCACTGCGCTCACATTTCCACAACTGCTAGAGATTGTCCTGTATTTTAACAGGTAAGATGTTACGCAATTTTGTTTCTAACCGTATCAATATAGGGGTACATGTTTAGGTACATGTAATCTGcttcattttattgataattaacGTCCTCCTCTCCTTGAGAAAATTGTTTTCCAAGACAACGAAGTTATGATGGTTTTGGAAAATACGCCAGTTACATGTAGGATGGTAAGTCACCTATCTTGGTTTGCAATAATAACGTGCGCTGTTCGAGTAGATTTCTAAATCGAGAAAATGATTACAAGTATTTTACTAACTAAAACTATGGCGGAACAAAATCTCTAAAGAAGTTATTAAAAGGTGTAACGTTCCaccaaaatgttattttatggatcgttgtgtatcatttctgaaacacaattttaaatcaaagtactgaagtactgacagttgattttatcgattatcgtttattttaaaatcaacttatcttgcgtggCAAGTTTCAAGttttagtttctagtctgtatttaaattacgcactttttttataatatgaattttaattagacttttcagacaagaatttagagaaaccccatatgaatcatgttgtgtaatatttaaagatagatttcaaactttgtattagtaatcgaaacaattctaaacattttatggatccaagcactattgatattgaactccagtctcgttcaaccagacgctcagctgtctccgttaatatccgacaagcaagagagcctctctgtttgtcgaagatttacagagacagccgagtttttggttgaacgagactatattaaactctggcgtagaaaTACACGAGACTacataaatatctaaactgttcgtattatataaaattttactattttcaaagtgtttatagataagtttccttgaaaaacaatgcttcagcatacattacatcgaatttttgtattatattcaagaactaagacttgtcagcggtgatgatttgtgcttaggtccaaacactgtttcactttcggttgattgaaatcaactcccaaaaattactTGAAAgtatggaacgcctcaactgccttatgtaggtaatcttcataatatgatgatacttcaacattacatgatggtacttcaacattacatactgatatttcaacattacatgatggtactttaacattgcgtgctgatacttcaacattacatgatggtactttaacattacatgctgatacttcaacattagaTATGGTACTGAAACATtacgtgatggtactttaacattacgtgctgatacttcaacattacatgctgatactttaacattacatgatggtactttaaaattacgtgctgatagttcaacattacatgctgatacttcataatatgatgatacttcactATGCGGTGGTTCTAAAAATAGGGAAGTTTTAACATTGGGCTGTTTCTCTGTTTCAGAGATTGATCATATAGGACTAAGGTCCACTGAGACTAGTTTGGATCATGTCAAAAAGCTGGaactacaaataataaaaaacaggattctgcttgaaaatatatgttattgaaAAAGTGTAGATACTCAAATTATGAAAACCACTGGCAAACAATTTGTGAGAAATTATAACAAGTTTTATGACATATGTGATTGCTTAAACTAttctcctttttttaaaaattatattgacttgtgaacaaatattttgatacatgtaaccccttttcttttgtatttttttttatcttctatatccccctttttctcttttcatttactgctatttttttttttatctatatatttttttttgcaagaaaacaCGTTTTCACACTACACGGATAACATATTTCCTTTAGATTAATAAGATATTACAATATGTAGaatcttgaaatgtatgaaatatgtctgaaatatgtgtgtatgtggatttatgtgtaaacaaaaaaaaaacaaaaaaatgaagtatcaacacgtaatgttaaagtaccatcatgtaatgttaaagtatcagcatgtaatgttgcagtatcagcacgtaatgttaaagtaccatcatgtaatgttaaagtatcagtatgttatgttgaagtatcatcatattatgaagattatttacataaggcagttgaggcgttccatattaaagtataaaaaataaagttttggttacatataaacataaattgACATAATTGATTAGATATTGTATAACTGATGTCATGCATTTATTCACAACAGATTTTAAATTCTACACTACACTTGCAACCAAGACAGATTTCTACTTTCTCAGGAAAAATTAGATAATTAGGAGCATGTATTTTCACTTGAACAACGACATTTTTTGTCAGAAGTAACGCCTTACCGATCCATGAAATGAAATTCTGTATAACAATCACcgtaagtaaatatatattgttttttaaagtattttttatacTACAGCAAACATGATAAAATCTTTAGTTTATATGtaataaacaatattcaacaatattaaaattgttaGCGCTTGGTACGATTATATCAAATTCTGTGTACGCTTTTAagcgatggttatgctaagtatgtgcaTAATAACACActttgcagtagttttccctgTCAAtaaagccatatttcaatgaaaaatgatgTACCATTTCTTTTACAAACAAACGACATATAAAGGGCATGGCGTACATGTAGTTTCGCCCCATGTTAAAATTCGCCCCTGACGTCAAAGCGAGTATAATTGTATCACGATTTTGACTTCGCTTTCAATAGAGGTCATAATGGTTtggcaaaacaaaaataaaacatgtgtacattttgttcaaaatgatttctgaagtttgttttgtttacaatcgatgtATAACACGCGAGTCGAATaatccaggcacgtagcatcgtttttgaaagtgtgggggccagactcatccaattttgtatatgtaaatttgttgctgcgagaaaaacgTGCCTGTAATCTCACTCTACAATTCTCAAGTTAACCAATCTTCAAAGTgactgtctttaaaaaaaaaatcaccacaaaatcaaatattagaATTCCCAGTTTTTAGCagcttttgatttttaaaattcaaaaaaagttataattcattcaaacaataaaatgctttttggtgattcattcgggatatgaaggtagcgacattgcagaaaaaatacataacccgcgtaatctatcatattttttatattaaggtggctcactacaccttgaaatattttttaaatcagcagaaaattacttgattatgatagatatcacaatgaataagaagtatttaagtcaaatagtcaaaataatgtgcaattttggatgacaAATTACACATTCTCGAAAATTTCACAGAGTAAACATGATCAAAAGCTTTAGGCGccgcggattcgaactcatgacctgcggttcaaaAGCCGTATACTTAAGCCACTGAGCTACGATAATATACAAACGAATCGAACGACATAAACAGtattacaaaatacatgtatttaaatcgccatcttgtgacgtggtgtcttaaaaagtataagtctgggtgtagtgaggtaccttaacaTCTTTCtgttaactaattaataaattgataatgaaaagtaagtaaaattcactaaattactcaTTATGTGCTTAAGTATGTTAGCTAAAAGAGACTCGATCATCGTGGttttttcgtgcagtccgtgattttatgtaggtcgctgtaggtttcgaccatgctatcgataaacagggcgtgtcaatttcagtcctgtcagtttcttgtcagttttAGCCGCTGtggatttcgaccaatcgataaacggggcgtgtagatttcagtctggctgtttctatacagCTATGAATTAACCACAAGTTTCCGTAAATATTCTGGGAATAAAACTTAGTAGatgttaatatatttcaataatccCACACATCTAAAGTTTAATTAGTATACATCTTTTGTATtacttttgacaaaattaaacactACTTTATGTCGCCGCTTTTAAATTGGACAATGCTTTGAAGGAAACAAAAATACAGTTCACATTTGTATGGGAGTTAAACTATAGACTAACCCATGATAAAAAACATTGTAATACGTCATTCGTCCAGGTATTTGACCGCTTTTATATTCCCAGACCCTCGCTCTGCAACAAATAGAATATCCTCCTCATCCACCCAGATCCCCACGGGCTTGTGTATTGTGGTCAAACTTCTATCAATAACTGACAGCATTTGGCCGTCTTTGTCAATGATGTGAACACAGTTCTGAACTTTGTCTGCGATCAAAATGTGACACAGACTGTCACATGCTAGACTTCCGGGTTCAAAGCTAGGCTGGGAGCGGCCGCTATACTTGTACCTTGGGATTCCGGAACTTTTGAGGACCACCACACAGCGTGCTTCAACGTCACTCACACATACGTCGTAGTTACCGTTTTCGCACAAGTAGGAAGCGTCCTTGAAGATGAAATACCCTGATGAATCATGAGAGATTTCCTGAATCACTCGGGGTCCGGAATAACGAACGACTTTGTCCGGGTTGCCAGTTTTGAACATAGATAATAGAACTTCGTTTTTGGCCGTGCTGCATAAGCCGCGAGGAGTCCATCCATCCGAGATTTTGATCAGAGTCACAGATCTTTGGTCTCTGATAACATTTAATTCTTTGGCGGCCATGACAGTGAACATTAGGTCTCCAGTGTTGTTGAGAGTAATATCAAACGGGGCGTGAATGGAGCCCGTACTGTGTGTTTCTACGACAACACCATTCATGTCTATCTTCTTTATGACATTCATTTCTGCTGAAGTCCACAAATACCCATCACGTGACTTCACTACCCTCGACAAAGGCTTAAACCCGCCAGGAATGGTTTGGACGAGTGAGGCAGCAACTAGTATTTTGGGTCTCCTGTATATAGCGCTCAGCTGTATTACAGCATGTTCCTTCCTGGACGACAGCACGTGCTTGGCCACACACGCCTGACAAAGGTTCTTCCTACAACTCCTACAGACGATCTCCGCCGGTTCTCTCTCCCCATTGTCGGGGCAGACGTTACATCTGATGACGTCTTGAGCAAAATGTCGCATCGTTGCCATGGTGACTAGTTTTCACtgcaattgattttaaaatggtattaagaaatgaatttaataatttttctattgatcgacatatcaaaggaaaaattgaccggaaaactttatCAATGGgcgatacgtcgatcaatagaaaatgatgaccgatcatgtacgtgtgttaatttaaaactcatcgtttccaaatttgaacagcagcgTGACCCTGAAAGTGTTTAGGCCTATTTGTTCGTTACAATTATTCCTGGAATTGGAACAGCCAGACTCGTCGTTAATCTTGGTCGTTGATCTCAAGCAGATAAAATCGTGAGatgacgcttaattttctatttatagtgaattaaataatgtgtattgtttacttttgaacttttaattttttatacttataaagttgtatttttttatttttgctgaCAAGAAATTTTTCGACTAATCAGAAGCGCCAATATCTTATCATGACAAACtaacatttatattaaatgatttatcaaTACAGTTGTTGCTCTTGTAATTATTACACTACTAAGCTACCGTACATAATAATCTCGCCCGATCGATTTTCAGTACATATCACGGGCAACTTCTACCGTACATTCTGTTGCCAGGTTTGTTTCATAAAACTTACTGAAATATTCGATAGAAAACATCCACTTGAGTCGCCAACGCTCCCTGTACCACGCCCTTCATGGAAACCTGGGGACATTAATGGTGGTTGGGCAACTCTATATATATCTCTTTGGAGTACGGGAGGACGAGCTGTCCCTTTAACCCTGTGTACATAAAGCGGCtctaaggagagagagagagagagagagagagagagagagagagagagagagagagagagagagagagagagagagagagagttagttTCATCCCGGCtctaaggagagagagagagagaattaagagagagatgaaaatctctctctctctctctctctctctctctctctctctctctctctctctctctctctctctctctctctctctccacaaaCATATAGTTGTTCACGGTAATTGTAGGATATTGTAGTTGTGGGTTCGTGGAATATTTGTTCGGGTTATATAATTTCTCGTTAAAGTGTACCGGTATATGCCTCACATTAATCaacatattctttataattgatCAACTTGGGATATTGTTACCCCATCATTCAATTCTTCGTTGATGCGGtataaacttaattttattgCAGTAACGAAaagatttcattcattttttttactttttcgaCTCTAGTAGTATTTCATTCAATGtaagatttaatttaaaaaaatgaacttaCATATGATAATGTAATTTTTCTACATTAATTTGGATGCGTCTTCTCTacaatacgttttagaaattagttaaaataatgaagtaattgtttgtcattcaaaataaaatgaaaacatgcTGTTGTCGGTTTCTTGTTCGTGGATAATTTACTAAAGCGATAGAACTATGTaagtaatcttttttttatatgttgcTGATACTAAtttcacttgaaaaaaaaattgcttcgTACATTGGATTCTATAAGCCTAACCTGAATATGATGAAGAACATAATCATGTTAAAGAATCTACGtgttttatgcattattttacgttATCTAAATGCAAAATCTTGagtgcaagtttttttttatttttaatatctttatataaagtggTCTAAAGACAATTTTTAAAGGAGTTTAATCAGTTTAATCAGTGCCCCCATCGATCTTGCATGTTACGGATTTATAGTATGTATATATAGGGATAAGGAAAGAAAAGTAATTACAGATATGTACTAGTTGTagataattttttctttctgtcCTTGCAGTTTGATCCGCTAGCCTACATTGTTTTCCACATACCAATTACTAGTACTTACTCCTCCCCCAGGGCGGTGACGCAACGTTGACTATTCCCGGTCGgttctatttttttaatctcaCTTCCGGTTCACTTCCTACTTGGCGTGGATAATAAACAAGTTTCACTTGGTCTCGATCAACAGGTAAAATGTCGGCATTTAATTATAACTACGCTATCGTAAGCAGAATACCTAACAGTTTCAAGTACAGTGGACAGCAATATTCCCAGTAAATACGAAAAGGAAAGTGAAATAGACGTAGAAAAAGGCGAGAAGAAGAGCACCGACAACTGATCGAGACGCTGAAGAAGTGTGGAAGTTAGAGTTATCGAAACTTCAAGAGGAGGAGGACTATCCGGAATGTTGTTTCGTGGACCGATTGCGCCGTGGTAATCGGCGCCACGGCGCCTAATCACGAGACTGGGACAAACCACGAGACAGGGAGAGGTAAGTTTCTTCTTATTAAAACTGATAGAAAGTTATGgaaaggggggtgggggggggggtgacacCCCAGCTGAGTCGATACTGAACACTGTTAATTTATGACATATTGACTCATGTCATTAACCTTAAACGTCAATCTTTAATTGGTAAAGTCTATTTAGGGttgtatatttaaagaaatgatacaTTACAAAGATTACAAAGACCTTGAATCCTTCTTTATTCAAGAAAATGTTCTATGTTTTACTTTTGTAATTAATTCACTAAAATTCAGGTTGCAGAGATTCGAAAAAGTTCTAAAAGACTTGAAGTTCCGTATTGTGGAGATAGTTGACCCAGGACGCCATTGGTGGAAGGAGGGGATGTTCTCTTCACCGGTTTGTCTTATATCACCTACATTAGAAATTAAAACCTCGCCACATAATGATGATTTGTTCTGATTAGTGAGGAATAAAACCCCTAGTCTTTTAACTGTACGATTAAATATCCCAATTATTAGATGAATTAATCCTTATGTGTATTTGGTAGTAATAAAATGAGAGTACAGCATTTGTAGCAATGAAAATGAGAcgattcataattttttttcaggtaTAAGAAATTTTTGTTGGTCTTGGACCAAGGGAGGCGAACAAATGAGAGAGGTGCATCCGCGGTTGGTGGATGCTTTCCCGGAGTACAATGTAACCCCTGTACCGAATTGATGGACAGGTCCAGCTCAAGTCCTTAGTGTCCATGGCTGGCAAAGATATCATCGCTGTGGGGAACAGTCCAGAATGCCAACAGAGTCATGCAGGTAAAACTAAATGAATTCAGTGAGACAGGTAAATGAATCAAAAGTCGCACCAAGAgttgttatttctttttataagcAAGCCAGTAATTGAATACAAAAACCTTCAAGAAGGGACAAATTTGtctctttctttttctctgAGATGTCtaaataatatcttttttttcacaGCAAATTCGACAGGTAGCCCAGTACAGTTACCGTATTCTGAAGCTAGACAACGACAAGGCAGCAATATGTTGTATGTCAATGGGAGACTGATCCACAGAACAAGGGAAGAAATTGGGGACAGGAGTTACAGTGTAAGTACTTGAGTAATACAATATGTACAATGAACAGTACTTGAAGTATACAGTGTACTCGAATAACACTCAATTACAGTCAATATTTTATAGGGTGCCCATACACCATTGCAAGAGCATGAATTGCACTAACAAGCATATAAAAAGAAGAATGATTAAAACTTGTAACagaatttaatacatgtactagtgatAAACACTAAATAAAGTCATGTAATGCTACTAACAATcagaattgtacaaaaatatctttatatcaatatatatactgGTACTCCTTTCCTAAAGTTAAAAGTTCGAGTCAGactgttttttcttatttcatggGCTAAGAAACTTGTGtgtattgtgaaattcatttcagttatctctcttagatGTTAACTCAACTTGTACAGGAGATTACTTTCTATTTATAAagttgatattatataaatagtgcctgtttgggagggtaacagttgaaattgacaacccgagaaaaccattgtcaaccgacgcgaagcggaggttgacaatggttttcgaggggtgtcaatttcaactgttatccttccaaacaggcactatttattttgttatactgaatgtctttttaaaaatttttaagaaaattttactgcttttatataggaataacgtgaattctacagcgaatcgtacgcgcataattttcgcgcatgtaacattttttaatgttaccccattgccaagtgcgttgctaacgctgagggtaatagtaaatattattaactgcgtcttaaccaatcagatttcagtatttaacatgaaagtataacaataatatttaGCTTCTTTACCCTCTAAttctaagtgatatatctaGGGCAAAAGACACCATTACAATTCTGatggaattattttattgaattgaGAGGTTTGTGTACCAGAGTGTATGCTCCCATGTGCTGGTTCTGGTAGAGGGCTAGGAGATGTTGGTGATCTCGGAAAAACACTTGCAATGTTGAACATGCTCTGGTCTAAATTGTTATATCCATTAGATAAGTTGTCAATACATGGTTATTGGAAAGACTATCAATACATGGCTATTTGAACAACCATCAATTAACAGTAATAGGATATACCATTATTACTTAGTAATTGGATAGGCCATAAATACATGGTTATTGGATAGAATATCAATACATGGTTATTGGATAGGATATCAATACATGGTTATTGGATAAACCATTATACATGGTTATTGGATCATCACAACATAGTTATTAGATAGGTCAAAAATACATGGTTATTGGATAGGATATTAATACATGGTTATTGGATAGGATATCAATACATGATTATTGGATAAACCATTATACATGGTTATTGGATCATCACAACATAGTTATTAGATAGGTCAAAAATACATGGTTATTGGATAGGATATCAGTACATGGCTATAGGATAGGATATCAATACATGGTTATTGGATAGAACATCAATACATGGCTATTGGATAGGATATCAATACATAGCTATAGGATAGGATATCAAT from Crassostrea angulata isolate pt1a10 chromosome 7, ASM2561291v2, whole genome shotgun sequence includes:
- the LOC128192859 gene encoding uncharacterized protein LOC128192859, whose translation is MATMRHFAQDVIRCNVCPDNGEREPAEIVCRSCRKNLCQACVAKHVLSSRKEHAVIQLSAIYRRPKILVAASLVQTIPGGFKPLSRVVKSRDGYLWTSAEMNVIKKIDMNGVVVETHSTGSIHAPFDITLNNTGDLMFTVMAAKELNVIRDQRSVTLIKISDGWTPRGLCSTAKNEVLLSMFKTGNPDKVVRYSGPRVIQEISHDSSGYFIFKDASYLCENGNYDVCVSDVEARCVVVLKSSGIPRYKYSGRSQPSFEPGSLACDSLCHILIADKVQNCVHIIDKDGQMLSVIDRSLTTIHKPVGIWVDEEDILFVAERGSGNIKAVKYLDE